In Halanaeroarchaeum sp. HSR-CO, one DNA window encodes the following:
- the pheT gene encoding phenylalanine--tRNA ligase subunit beta, which yields MPVVDVDPDDLRRMTGHDEKSDDELKDDLFGLGIEYEEETEDGEFQLEFEADRLDRLSIAGIARSLRYQYGDARGVYVPKTNDPDWTIEVDESVPDERPYVTGAVIRGLDMNDEDLEAIIQLQEKLHATMGRKRAKGAIGIHDLTMLKGGSALRADERESGEAVSDGTALRADERESGVDGENTIRYVGVEPDEDTFVPLDSDRELTPAAVLEEHPVGEKYADLVSEYDRYPAIYDDIGLFSFPPVINGRRTEVSTESRDLFVEMTGTDQWTIDKMLNVVCYALDARGGRVEEVEVAYPDGTVVRPDLAVDEKELSHRRIERTLGIDLDEDDAIDLFERSGLDADPVVVGDDELAYEVAIPPYRVDVLHPVDLVDDVGRTYGFNNLTPRYPDVSTVGARTEASRHEEAVRNVLVGLGFEDMLNFNLTSEAENFERMGLDPDAGVMGAGEPATIVEAYSEDFTIVRTWALPSLLMVLENNTHREYPQDLAEIGFAAHVDEDELTNVAERRTVAGVLARTDASFEDAKGRLQSLARNFGVDLETPPTDHPSFIDGRTASVVFAGDTVGVVGEIHPGVLVEHDLEVPVAGFEFELDGLR from the coding sequence ATGCCCGTCGTCGACGTCGATCCCGACGACCTCCGACGGATGACCGGCCACGACGAGAAATCGGACGACGAACTCAAAGACGACCTCTTCGGGCTCGGCATCGAGTACGAGGAGGAGACCGAGGACGGCGAGTTCCAGCTGGAGTTCGAAGCCGACCGCCTCGACCGCCTGAGCATCGCCGGTATCGCGCGCTCGCTGCGCTATCAGTACGGCGATGCTCGTGGCGTCTACGTTCCGAAGACGAACGACCCCGACTGGACCATCGAGGTCGACGAGAGCGTTCCAGACGAGCGCCCCTACGTGACCGGGGCTGTCATCCGCGGACTCGACATGAACGACGAGGACCTGGAGGCTATCATCCAGTTGCAGGAGAAACTCCACGCGACGATGGGGCGCAAGCGGGCGAAGGGCGCCATCGGCATCCACGACCTGACGATGCTGAAGGGCGGGTCCGCGCTACGCGCGGACGAGAGGGAGAGCGGCGAAGCCGTGAGCGACGGGACCGCGCTACGCGCGGACGAAAGGGAGAGCGGCGTCGACGGCGAGAACACGATCCGCTACGTCGGTGTCGAACCGGACGAGGACACCTTCGTCCCACTGGACTCGGACCGAGAGCTCACGCCCGCGGCGGTCCTCGAAGAGCATCCGGTGGGGGAGAAGTACGCCGACCTGGTCAGCGAGTACGACCGCTATCCCGCCATCTACGACGACATCGGGCTGTTCAGTTTCCCGCCCGTCATCAACGGCCGCCGCACCGAGGTCTCGACCGAGTCGCGGGACCTCTTCGTCGAGATGACCGGGACCGACCAGTGGACCATCGACAAGATGTTGAACGTGGTCTGCTACGCCCTCGACGCCCGCGGCGGTCGCGTCGAGGAGGTCGAGGTCGCCTACCCGGACGGGACCGTCGTCCGACCGGACCTCGCGGTCGACGAGAAGGAGCTCTCTCACCGTCGAATCGAGCGGACACTCGGCATCGACCTCGACGAGGACGATGCCATCGACCTCTTCGAGCGCTCGGGTCTCGACGCCGATCCGGTGGTCGTCGGTGACGACGAACTCGCCTACGAGGTCGCCATCCCACCCTACAGGGTCGACGTGTTGCATCCGGTCGACCTCGTCGACGACGTGGGCCGAACGTACGGGTTCAACAACCTCACGCCGCGATACCCCGACGTCAGCACGGTCGGTGCCCGGACCGAGGCCTCCCGTCACGAGGAGGCGGTCCGCAACGTCCTCGTCGGCCTCGGCTTCGAGGACATGCTGAATTTCAACCTCACCAGCGAGGCGGAGAACTTCGAGCGAATGGGCCTGGACCCCGACGCGGGCGTGATGGGGGCGGGCGAACCGGCGACCATCGTGGAGGCTTACAGCGAGGACTTCACCATCGTAAGGACGTGGGCGCTCCCCTCGCTGCTGATGGTCCTCGAGAACAACACGCACCGCGAGTACCCACAGGACCTCGCCGAGATCGGCTTCGCCGCCCACGTCGACGAGGACGAACTGACGAACGTCGCCGAACGGCGAACTGTCGCCGGCGTACTCGCCCGCACCGACGCCTCCTTCGAGGATGCGAAGGGGCGTCTCCAGTCGCTCGCTCGCAACTTCGGCGTCGACCTCGAGACGCCGCCGACCGACCACCCCTCCTTCATCGACGGTCGGACCGCGTCGGTCGTCTTCGCTGGCGACACAGTGGGTGTCGTCGGCGAGATTCATCCCGGTGTCCTGGTCGAACACGACCTCGAGGTACCGGTGGCTGGCTTCGAGTTCGAACTGGACGGTCTCCGCTGA
- a CDS encoding DUF91 domain-containing protein: protein MQQSIRVYAGRCTVSENDATQDGEVVALVKPDNTVLVHDASGYQPAAWLTRADAVQVERDEGGFRLRARKGGDSLSLSGESVGHAEFTVSPAGPRVGTCPTCDAALVRERGAVTCIGCADSFPLPRDATITDDTCEDCGLPTLSVERGDHFEVCLDRTCESLDEVVRDRFAGRWTCPTCEGNLAIERNRGLRATCEECGRSHVVPSGIVSDPCACGLPTFETTDGPRCLDPACEATGAH from the coding sequence ATGCAGCAATCCATCCGGGTGTACGCCGGGCGCTGTACCGTCTCCGAGAACGATGCGACCCAGGACGGCGAGGTCGTGGCGCTCGTGAAGCCGGACAACACCGTGCTCGTCCACGACGCGAGTGGCTACCAGCCGGCGGCGTGGCTCACGCGCGCCGACGCGGTCCAGGTCGAACGCGACGAGGGCGGCTTCCGACTCCGCGCCCGCAAGGGTGGTGACTCCCTCTCGCTATCCGGCGAGTCAGTCGGCCACGCGGAGTTCACCGTCTCGCCCGCCGGCCCGCGGGTCGGCACCTGTCCGACCTGCGATGCGGCCCTCGTCCGCGAACGGGGCGCGGTCACCTGCATCGGCTGTGCGGATTCGTTCCCGCTCCCCCGGGACGCGACCATCACCGACGACACCTGCGAGGACTGCGGGCTGCCGACGCTCTCCGTGGAGCGCGGCGACCACTTCGAGGTCTGTCTGGACCGGACCTGCGAGTCCCTCGACGAGGTCGTGCGCGACCGCTTCGCGGGGCGGTGGACCTGCCCGACGTGCGAGGGCAACCTCGCCATCGAACGCAATCGTGGGCTCCGGGCCACCTGCGAGGAGTGCGGTCGCTCCCACGTCGTCCCGAGCGGCATCGTCTCCGATCCCTGTGCGTGTGGCCTCCCGACCTTCGAGACCACCGATGGCCCACGCTGTCTCGACCCCGCCTGCGAGGCGACAGGGGCACATTGA
- the lipA gene encoding lipoyl synthase — MSRRKPDWLKMRPRSGQSFTDIKSSLRERDLHTVCEEASCPNMGECWSGADGPGTATFMLMGERCSRGCNFCDVETGGMDPLDEREPERVAAAVAEIDLDYVVLTSVDRDDLPDQGASHFAETIRAIKRRHPSVLVEVLIPDFQGEPDLVRKIIDAGPDVIAHNVETVERLQWPVRDRRAGYEQSLGVLEQVDRESDVYTKTSIMLGLGEYDHEIYRTMADLREVGVDVVTLGQYLRPSPSHLDVEEYVHPQKFDTWRRVAEDELDFLYCASGPMVRSSYRAGELFVEAVLQDGKTVEEARQDARTASAGP; from the coding sequence ATGAGCCGACGGAAACCCGACTGGCTCAAGATGCGACCCCGGTCGGGACAGTCCTTCACGGACATCAAATCCTCCCTTCGCGAGCGAGACCTCCACACCGTCTGCGAGGAGGCCTCCTGTCCCAACATGGGCGAGTGCTGGTCTGGCGCCGACGGGCCCGGCACGGCCACGTTCATGCTGATGGGCGAGCGCTGCTCCCGTGGCTGTAACTTCTGTGACGTCGAGACCGGCGGTATGGACCCCCTCGACGAACGGGAACCGGAGCGAGTGGCGGCGGCCGTCGCCGAGATCGACCTCGATTACGTCGTCCTCACCTCCGTGGACCGCGACGACCTGCCGGACCAGGGTGCGAGCCACTTCGCGGAGACCATCAGGGCGATCAAACGGCGCCACCCGAGCGTCCTCGTCGAGGTCCTCATCCCGGACTTCCAGGGCGAACCGGACCTGGTCCGAAAGATCATCGATGCTGGCCCGGACGTCATCGCCCACAACGTCGAGACGGTCGAGCGCCTCCAGTGGCCGGTCCGCGACCGACGGGCGGGCTACGAGCAGTCGCTGGGGGTCCTCGAGCAGGTCGACCGCGAGTCGGACGTCTACACCAAGACCTCGATCATGCTCGGCCTTGGCGAGTACGACCACGAGATCTACCGGACGATGGCGGACCTCCGCGAGGTGGGCGTCGACGTGGTCACCCTGGGCCAGTACCTTCGACCGTCGCCCAGCCACCTCGACGTCGAGGAGTACGTCCACCCCCAGAAGTTCGACACGTGGCGGCGAGTCGCCGAGGACGAACTCGACTTCCTGTACTGCGCCAGTGGACCGATGGTCCGCTCCTCCTACCGCGCCGGCGAACTGTTCGTGGAGGCGGTCCTCCAGGACGGGAAGACGGTAGAGGAGGCCCGCCAAGACGCGCGCACCGCCTCGGCGGGCCCCTGA
- a CDS encoding DEAD/DEAH box helicase: MEVAEVVPEFAAAFSFEEFNAMQRAALPALLETDANVVASAPTASGKTALAELAIVDALRDDGTALFVAPMRALTNEKESEWERFEDLGYSVYVVTGEREFNPRRAARADVLVMTPEKADSATRKHDSPRYSFVTAVDVVVIDEVHLLDSASRGSVLEVVVSRLRRLADPRIVALSATMKNVDDVAAWLDAPSEATFDFGDEYRPVDLHAGVRTYTHGENAFADKYRRLFTAMDLAEPHLREDGQALVFVSSRQDTVQAAKKARDEIAERDIPIATRGEYDFHTETQALENATLRQSVLDGVAFHHAGLSKNDKDLVEEWFKQGQIDLLFSTSTLAWGVNLPARCVVIRDTKLHDPLEGEVDMSPLDVLQMIGRAGRPGYDDVGYGWVVCDGADADRYRRLLRDGKAIESRLADDLAEHLNAEIAMGTIHGLDDVMDWLETTFFYHRAQSVPDAYDYGSIRERVRSILDGLLERGFIETGEDLGLSPTTLGVLASTYYLHLDTAERFADLAEADPTERDVLRAVARASEFDSVSARQAERDAIDDVLDSGEKTLEPGARKVYAILTGSMDGSIPPELRSDAWVIRQNALRLVAALGEFFGRYDRPAAANLAARLEARIETGVPPEAVGLTALDGVGSGRGHRLAQGGITDPESVRDAGITGLVDAGLSEGVAKNVLEQAHDLPAIAIDWGDFPDAIDRGDNDMREVTVTNEGAGARVGVRVTVNGVEMTRDDTYLTDETTVPVGVFGATDDRLAYTVTVTFPTLPLRAVREERVVAVTATRANL, encoded by the coding sequence ATGGAGGTCGCCGAGGTCGTCCCGGAGTTCGCCGCGGCGTTTTCGTTCGAGGAATTCAACGCGATGCAACGGGCGGCCCTGCCCGCATTGCTGGAGACCGACGCCAACGTCGTCGCCAGCGCGCCCACCGCGAGCGGGAAGACCGCCCTCGCGGAACTCGCCATCGTGGACGCGCTCCGCGACGACGGCACCGCCCTGTTCGTCGCGCCGATGCGCGCGCTCACCAACGAGAAGGAATCCGAGTGGGAACGCTTCGAGGACCTGGGCTACTCGGTGTACGTCGTCACGGGCGAGCGGGAGTTCAACCCCCGACGCGCCGCCCGGGCCGACGTGCTGGTGATGACCCCGGAGAAGGCCGACTCGGCGACCAGAAAGCACGACTCGCCGCGCTACTCGTTCGTCACGGCGGTGGACGTGGTGGTCATCGACGAGGTGCACCTGCTGGACTCGGCGTCCCGGGGGAGCGTCCTGGAGGTCGTCGTCTCCCGTCTCCGACGGCTCGCCGACCCCCGCATCGTCGCCCTCTCCGCGACGATGAAGAACGTCGACGACGTGGCGGCCTGGCTGGACGCCCCGAGCGAGGCGACCTTCGACTTCGGCGACGAGTATCGACCGGTCGACCTCCACGCGGGCGTGCGGACGTACACGCACGGAGAAAACGCCTTCGCCGACAAGTACCGGCGACTGTTCACCGCGATGGACCTCGCCGAACCGCACCTCCGGGAGGACGGGCAGGCGCTCGTGTTCGTCTCATCCCGCCAGGACACGGTCCAGGCGGCGAAGAAGGCCAGAGACGAGATCGCGGAGCGGGACATCCCCATCGCGACACGCGGGGAGTACGACTTTCACACCGAGACGCAGGCGCTGGAGAACGCCACGCTGCGCCAGTCGGTGCTCGACGGCGTCGCCTTCCACCACGCCGGGCTCTCGAAGAACGACAAGGACCTCGTCGAGGAGTGGTTCAAGCAGGGACAGATCGACCTGCTGTTCTCCACGTCGACGCTGGCCTGGGGCGTGAACCTGCCCGCACGCTGTGTGGTCATCCGTGATACGAAACTCCACGACCCCCTCGAGGGAGAGGTCGACATGAGCCCCCTCGACGTCCTCCAGATGATCGGGCGGGCGGGCCGACCCGGCTACGACGACGTGGGCTACGGCTGGGTGGTCTGTGACGGTGCGGACGCCGACCGCTACCGCCGTCTCCTTCGCGACGGGAAGGCCATCGAATCGCGTCTCGCCGACGACCTGGCCGAACACCTCAACGCGGAGATTGCCATGGGGACCATCCACGGCCTGGACGACGTGATGGACTGGCTGGAGACCACCTTCTTCTACCATCGTGCCCAGAGCGTCCCCGACGCGTACGACTACGGGTCGATCCGCGAACGGGTCCGCTCGATCCTGGACGGCCTCCTCGAGCGCGGGTTCATCGAGACCGGCGAGGACCTGGGTCTCTCCCCGACGACGTTGGGCGTGCTCGCCTCGACGTACTACCTCCACCTCGACACCGCCGAGCGCTTCGCCGACCTCGCCGAGGCCGACCCGACCGAGCGCGACGTCCTGCGAGCGGTGGCCCGGGCGAGCGAGTTCGACAGCGTCAGCGCGCGACAGGCCGAGCGCGACGCCATCGACGACGTCCTCGATTCGGGCGAGAAGACCCTCGAACCGGGCGCCCGAAAGGTGTACGCCATCCTCACCGGGAGCATGGACGGGTCCATCCCGCCGGAGCTGCGTTCCGATGCCTGGGTCATCCGGCAGAACGCCCTCCGTCTCGTCGCGGCCCTCGGCGAGTTCTTCGGCCGCTACGACCGGCCCGCAGCGGCGAACCTGGCGGCTCGACTGGAGGCGCGCATCGAGACCGGCGTCCCCCCGGAGGCGGTGGGGCTCACCGCGCTCGACGGCGTGGGCTCGGGCCGGGGACACCGTCTCGCTCAGGGTGGGATCACGGATCCGGAATCGGTCAGGGACGCCGGTATCACGGGCCTCGTCGACGCTGGCCTCTCCGAGGGCGTCGCGAAGAACGTCCTCGAGCAGGCCCACGACCTGCCGGCCATCGCGATCGACTGGGGCGACTTTCCCGACGCCATCGACCGCGGCGACAACGATATGCGCGAGGTGACGGTCACGAACGAGGGGGCCGGGGCGCGCGTCGGGGTGAGGGTGACGGTCAACGGGGTCGAGATGACCCGCGACGATACGTATCTCACCGACGAGACGACCGTTCCAGTGGGCGTGTTCGGAGCCACCGACGACCGACTGGCATACACGGTCACGGTGACCTTCCCGACCCTTCCGCTTCGCGCCGTCCGCGAGGAGCGCGTCGTCGCGGTGACGGCGACCCGGGCGAACCTTTAG
- a CDS encoding phenylalanine--tRNA ligase subunit alpha, with protein MKLPRQQLAVLESLSADEWTTVDELAEQLDEKPETVTGAAFALEADGLAELSETTDVTASLTDEGETYVEDGLPEVRLYEAARSLDADESPVSMGEVIGASDLDGPLVDIALSNFARKGYGDIDSGSLSANPDADPAADEERAALQALADGDDDVDEGVLDQLVRRDLVALDERTIRSVQLTDAGVTELMAGVTVREAVDRLTPEMLTSGEWRDAEFAEYNVAADAASPNPGKVHVLRQAAERVKEVLVGMGFQEMEGPHVDADFWINDCLFMPQDHPARTHWDRFALERPAKIDELPADLVERVESAHREGVGPDSDGYHSPWDVEFAKELALRGHTTSLSARYLSGEQVGELEPPQRFFSVEKAYRNDTLDATHLLEFFQIEGWVMAEDLTVRDLMGTFTEFYGQFGITDLRFKPTYNPYTEPSFELFGRHPETNELIEIGNSGIFRPEMLDPLGVDADVMAWGLALERLLMLITGFEDIRDVHGTLADLEFLRSVEVEY; from the coding sequence ATGAAGCTTCCACGACAGCAACTCGCGGTGCTCGAGTCACTGAGCGCCGACGAGTGGACGACCGTCGACGAACTGGCCGAACAGCTAGACGAGAAACCCGAGACCGTCACCGGGGCCGCGTTCGCCCTGGAGGCGGACGGGCTGGCCGAGCTAAGTGAGACGACCGACGTGACCGCCTCGCTGACCGACGAGGGTGAAACCTACGTCGAGGATGGGCTCCCAGAGGTCCGCCTCTACGAGGCCGCCCGCTCCCTCGACGCCGACGAGTCGCCGGTCTCCATGGGCGAGGTCATCGGAGCGTCGGATCTCGACGGCCCGCTCGTCGATATCGCGCTCTCGAACTTCGCCCGGAAGGGGTACGGCGACATCGACTCGGGCTCGTTGTCCGCGAACCCGGACGCCGACCCCGCCGCCGACGAGGAGCGGGCGGCCCTCCAGGCGCTCGCCGACGGCGACGATGACGTCGACGAGGGAGTCCTCGACCAGTTGGTCCGGCGCGACCTCGTCGCCCTCGACGAGCGGACGATTCGTTCCGTCCAACTCACCGACGCCGGCGTGACTGAACTGATGGCGGGCGTAACGGTGCGGGAGGCGGTCGACCGCCTGACCCCCGAGATGCTCACTTCCGGCGAGTGGCGCGACGCCGAATTCGCCGAGTACAACGTCGCTGCCGACGCCGCTTCCCCGAACCCCGGGAAGGTCCACGTCCTCCGACAGGCCGCCGAACGCGTGAAGGAGGTCCTCGTCGGGATGGGCTTTCAGGAGATGGAGGGCCCCCACGTCGACGCGGACTTCTGGATCAACGACTGCCTGTTCATGCCCCAGGACCACCCGGCGCGCACCCACTGGGACCGGTTCGCACTGGAGCGCCCCGCGAAGATCGACGAACTCCCCGCGGACCTGGTCGAGCGGGTCGAATCCGCCCACCGCGAGGGCGTCGGCCCCGACAGCGACGGCTACCACTCCCCGTGGGACGTAGAGTTCGCGAAGGAACTCGCCCTGCGCGGGCACACGACCTCGCTCTCCGCGCGATACCTCTCCGGCGAGCAGGTCGGCGAACTGGAGCCACCACAGCGGTTCTTCAGCGTCGAGAAGGCCTACCGTAACGACACCCTCGACGCGACCCACCTCCTCGAGTTCTTCCAGATCGAGGGCTGGGTGATGGCCGAGGATCTGACCGTCCGCGACCTCATGGGGACGTTCACCGAGTTCTACGGACAGTTCGGGATCACCGACCTGCGATTCAAACCGACGTACAACCCCTACACCGAGCCGAGTTTCGAACTGTTCGGGCGCCACCCGGAGACGAACGAACTCATCGAGATCGGGAACTCGGGGATCTTCCGGCCCGAGATGCTCGATCCGCTGGGTGTCGACGCCGACGTCATGGCCTGGGGGCTGGCACTGGAGCGACTTCTCATGTTGATCACTGGCTTCGAAGACATCCGCGACGTGCATGGCACGCTGGCCGACCTCGAGTTCCTGCGGTCCGTGGAGGTGGAGTACTAG
- the endA gene encoding tRNA-intron lyase yields MDAELHDDEVRVGGDARQRFHDARGYGRPLEGNRIALDPLEAAHLLYRGDIAAVDGMDFRAFLASRPAGFAPRFLVYLDLRDRGFYLSPAREGWVADSEDVDLVVYPRGKGPGDGAVAHRVRVVGERTDVAADSLGDQVLAVVDEEGDLTYLDVSPLEPEGGTEVDLGGPVDGALLDDRVVVWDPPEPLHERAFYGKPLEGRAAAYEALHLSLVEGAYLAARGLLELPEGRGVEALVEHGRRVEGERFDRRLRAYSALRDRGAVPKTGFKFGADFRVYREVTSAEDLGHSELLVRVVPNDVAFDPRDLALDVRLAHGVRKRMVFALDAANEDTIQWRAVSRLTP; encoded by the coding sequence ATGGACGCCGAGCTGCACGACGACGAGGTCCGGGTCGGCGGTGACGCGCGACAGCGGTTCCACGACGCGCGCGGCTACGGCCGTCCGCTCGAGGGGAACCGCATCGCGCTCGACCCGCTGGAGGCCGCTCACCTGCTCTATCGGGGCGACATCGCGGCCGTCGACGGGATGGACTTCCGGGCGTTCCTCGCGTCCCGACCGGCCGGTTTCGCCCCCCGGTTTCTGGTCTACCTCGACCTGCGAGACAGGGGATTCTATCTCTCGCCCGCGCGCGAGGGCTGGGTCGCGGATAGCGAGGACGTCGACCTGGTCGTGTACCCGCGAGGCAAGGGGCCGGGCGACGGGGCGGTGGCCCACCGCGTCCGGGTCGTCGGCGAGCGGACCGACGTCGCCGCCGACTCGCTCGGCGACCAGGTCCTGGCGGTCGTCGACGAGGAGGGCGACCTCACCTACCTGGACGTCTCGCCCCTCGAGCCCGAGGGCGGGACCGAGGTGGACCTGGGCGGACCGGTCGACGGCGCCCTCCTCGACGACCGGGTGGTCGTCTGGGACCCGCCGGAACCCCTCCACGAGCGGGCGTTCTACGGCAAGCCCCTGGAGGGACGGGCCGCCGCCTACGAGGCCCTCCATCTCTCGCTGGTCGAGGGTGCGTACCTGGCCGCCCGGGGGTTGCTCGAACTCCCCGAGGGCCGCGGCGTGGAAGCGCTGGTCGAACACGGGAGACGGGTCGAGGGCGAGCGCTTCGACCGGCGGCTGAGGGCGTACTCCGCGCTTCGCGACCGGGGTGCGGTGCCGAAGACCGGGTTCAAGTTCGGCGCCGACTTTCGCGTCTATCGTGAGGTAACGTCGGCCGAGGACCTCGGCCACTCCGAACTCCTGGTCCGTGTCGTCCCGAACGACGTCGCCTTCGATCCGCGCGACCTCGCGCTCGACGTTCGGCTCGCCCACGGGGTGCGGAAGCGAATGGTTTTTGCGCTCGACGCGGCGAACGAGGATACGATACAGTGGCGGGCCGTCTCCCGGCTCACGCCCTGA
- a CDS encoding tryptophan--tRNA ligase yields the protein MTEDTDTPDDGAPTAGADDLAIDPWGSSTIEDYRSLFEQFGIEEFDEVLPDVAHPHYLMRRAIIFGHRDYRRVVDAMRNDEPFAALSGFMPTGEPHIGHKLVFDELIWHQQQGGDTYALIADLEAHSARGLDWDEIDEHARDYLLSLLAFGFDPEAGTLYRQSTNRRLQDLAFELGIEANFSEFEAIYGFSGETDVSHMQSVVTQAADILYPQLDEPKPTVIPVGPDQDPHIRLTRDLAARMRAFGVTRAYASFEADDAERELIAAAHAALSDEAGGEDDLVRCVEAANWLEREVEPSETRADAIRKLEAAGKEPVRPRVRFLDRNASEEAFAALIEAIDGEKRVFDEHIDAFEIDRASAEELAREVEVAHGDFGFIPPSSIYHRFMTGLTGGKMSSSVPASHISLLDDPEDGYDKVRSATTGGRETAEEQRELGGRPDQCPVYELYAYLLAGDDDEYAQTVYDECAGGERLCGGCKTEAAESMADFLEDHQARREEMREVLEDLDIDLDRQRP from the coding sequence ATGACCGAGGACACAGACACCCCAGACGACGGCGCCCCCACCGCTGGCGCGGACGACCTCGCCATCGACCCGTGGGGTTCCTCGACCATCGAGGATTACCGCTCGCTCTTCGAGCAATTCGGCATCGAGGAGTTCGACGAGGTCCTGCCCGACGTGGCCCACCCCCACTACCTGATGCGCCGGGCGATCATCTTCGGGCATCGCGACTACCGGCGGGTCGTCGACGCCATGCGGAACGACGAGCCCTTCGCCGCGCTCTCCGGGTTCATGCCGACCGGCGAGCCACACATCGGCCACAAACTCGTCTTCGACGAGCTGATCTGGCACCAACAACAGGGCGGGGACACCTACGCGCTCATCGCCGACCTCGAGGCCCACTCCGCCCGCGGACTCGACTGGGACGAGATCGACGAGCACGCGCGGGACTACCTCCTCTCGCTGCTGGCGTTCGGGTTCGACCCCGAGGCGGGCACGCTCTACCGCCAGTCGACCAACCGTCGGCTCCAGGACCTCGCGTTCGAACTCGGCATCGAGGCGAACTTCTCGGAGTTCGAGGCCATCTACGGCTTCTCCGGCGAGACCGACGTCTCGCACATGCAGAGCGTCGTCACCCAGGCTGCGGACATCCTCTACCCGCAACTCGACGAGCCCAAACCGACGGTCATCCCGGTCGGGCCCGACCAGGACCCGCACATCAGGCTCACCCGCGACCTCGCCGCGCGGATGCGAGCCTTCGGGGTCACTCGCGCGTACGCGAGCTTCGAGGCCGACGACGCGGAGCGCGAACTCATCGCGGCCGCCCACGCCGCACTGAGCGACGAGGCCGGCGGCGAGGACGACCTCGTCCGGTGTGTGGAGGCCGCGAACTGGCTCGAACGGGAGGTGGAACCGAGCGAGACCCGCGCCGACGCCATCCGGAAACTCGAGGCCGCCGGCAAGGAACCGGTCCGTCCCCGCGTCCGCTTTCTCGACCGGAACGCCTCCGAGGAGGCCTTCGCTGCGCTCATCGAGGCCATCGACGGCGAGAAGCGGGTCTTCGACGAGCACATCGACGCCTTCGAGATAGACCGGGCGTCGGCGGAGGAACTGGCCCGCGAGGTCGAGGTCGCGCACGGCGACTTCGGATTCATCCCGCCCTCTTCCATCTACCACCGCTTCATGACCGGCCTCACCGGCGGGAAAATGTCCTCGTCGGTCCCGGCGAGTCACATCAGTCTCCTCGACGACCCGGAGGACGGCTACGACAAGGTCCGCTCGGCGACCACCGGCGGCCGGGAGACGGCCGAGGAACAACGCGAACTCGGCGGCCGCCCGGACCAGTGCCCGGTCTACGAACTGTACGCCTACCTCCTCGCCGGGGACGACGACGAGTACGCCCAGACCGTCTACGACGAATGCGCCGGCGGGGAGCGTCTCTGCGGTGGGTGCAAGACGGAGGCCGCCGAGTCGATGGCCGACTTCCTCGAGGACCACCAGGCGCGCCGCGAGGAGATGCGCGAGGTGCTCGAGGACCTCGACATCGACCTCGACCGCCAGCGACCGTAG
- a CDS encoding quinone-dependent dihydroorotate dehydrogenase has translation MYGAVKPLLFRLPPETAHDVVVHLLEASQRVGVLGAMGRHFVVEDPRLQTEVFDVSFPNPVGVAAGFDKNARVPRALAALGFGHVEVGGVTAEAQPGNPRPRLFRLPEDQALVNRMGFNNQGADAIGQRLASAKTPEIPVGVNLGKSKSTPLEEAADDYLYTYERVGDHADFVVVNVSSPNTPGLRDLQDRGPLETILGTLVDAGASPLLVKVSPDLHRDAIADVVALADDLDLDGIVATNTTTTRDDGLQNPNRAQEGGLSGKPLEDRATELVRFVAERTDRPVVGVGGIFTAEDAYEKIRAGASLVQLYTGLIYEGPTIARDINRGLLERLERDGFESIEDAVGADLE, from the coding sequence ATGTACGGAGCCGTGAAGCCGCTCTTGTTCCGTCTGCCACCGGAGACAGCCCACGACGTCGTCGTGCACTTACTGGAGGCGAGCCAACGCGTTGGGGTGTTGGGCGCCATGGGTCGTCACTTCGTCGTGGAGGATCCCCGACTCCAGACCGAGGTCTTCGACGTTTCGTTTCCCAATCCCGTCGGCGTCGCCGCGGGCTTCGACAAGAACGCCCGCGTGCCGCGCGCACTCGCGGCCCTCGGGTTCGGCCACGTCGAGGTCGGCGGGGTGACGGCGGAGGCCCAGCCGGGCAACCCCCGGCCGCGGCTCTTCCGACTCCCCGAGGACCAGGCCCTCGTCAACCGGATGGGGTTCAACAACCAGGGCGCCGACGCCATCGGCCAGCGTCTCGCGTCCGCGAAGACTCCCGAGATTCCCGTGGGCGTGAACCTCGGGAAGTCGAAATCCACGCCCCTCGAGGAGGCCGCAGACGATTACCTGTACACGTACGAGCGCGTGGGCGACCACGCCGACTTCGTGGTGGTCAACGTCTCCAGTCCCAACACCCCGGGGCTGCGAGACCTCCAGGACCGTGGCCCGCTGGAGACGATTCTAGGAACGCTCGTCGACGCGGGCGCGTCACCGCTACTCGTCAAGGTGTCGCCGGACCTCCACCGCGACGCCATCGCAGACGTCGTGGCGCTCGCGGATGACCTCGACCTGGACGGTATCGTCGCCACCAACACCACGACCACGCGCGACGATGGACTCCAGAACCCGAACCGGGCCCAGGAGGGCGGTCTCTCTGGAAAGCCACTCGAGGACCGTGCGACCGAACTGGTCCGGTTCGTCGCCGAACGAACCGACCGCCCGGTCGTCGGCGTGGGCGGTATCTTCACCGCCGAGGATGCCTACGAGAAGATCCGCGCGGGCGCATCGCTCGTCCAGCTCTACACGGGGCTCATCTACGAGGGGCCGACCATCGCCCGTGACATCAATCGCGGGCTCCTCGAGCGCCTGGAACGCGACGGCTTCGAATCGATCGAGGACGCCGTCGGCGCGGATCTCGAGTGA